In Candidatus Moraniibacteriota bacterium, the genomic window ATAAAGAGAAAGGAAGTTGGATCAATGGTTTCAATGATAAGCGGAAAAGCTTTAGGATTTTCGCTGGCAAATCTGCAGACTCGCGGAGTGCTTTATATAGGACCATCAACGGAAGTTTATGAAGGTATGATAATTGGGAATGTCGCTAGAGGAGAAGATATGACAGTCAATCCTATAAAGGGCAAACAACTTACAAACATGCGCGCCTCCGGAACGGACGATGCAATCAATTTGACTCCGCCATGGGAAATTTCAATCGAGCGCGGACTGGAAATTATGAATGAAGATGAATATCTGGAAGTAACTCCCAAAAGCGTGAGGCTTAGAAAACAATTTCTTTCTGAAATAGACAGGATTAGGGCAGTCAGAAAGAAACAGTAAAAATATTTTAAACATTAAAAATCCCGGCGCTGTGCCGGGTTTTTTTGGTTAATTTTTCAGAAATATTTCTTTATTTTTTCAAAATCATCAATAACTTCAGGATGGCATGCAATTTCAGTAATGCCTTTAGGTAAGTTATTAATAAATCCTTCTATATCCTTTATCCAATCCAGGTTAGTGAATGATTCGGATGAAACATATCCGTTTTCTCGAAAATTTTTTCTATTAACTATTTTTAACCAATGTAAAATGCGTGCAGCGGGCTTGTTTTGCTCAGCTAAAGTACTCTCTCCAAAACGAATATAGGGAATAGAATATTTAGCCTGCAGTTTAAGTGCAATCTTAAAAAAGGGAGGATAAAAGTGTACATGTTCGTGAGAACTTATGCCGTCTGGATTTTTGCCGAACATTTTCCTGAATTTTTCTATCTGTTTGGTCCAATCAGCTTCTACTTCTTCATTTGATAATTTTCCGGTGATTCTTTTTGCCATAAACTCTATTACGCGAAAAACTACCCCGGTTCTTTTTCTGTGTTCCTCGTTAAATTTATGCAGAACATCTAGATGAATATCTAGCTTAACTCGGCTTCTGGCCAGCTCTTTTATTTCTTCTTCATAAATTTTTCCGTATGTCATTAAGCCAACTCTGTCTATTTTTCCAAGCATTATTAAATAGAGAGTATTGCTATTTGCATATCTGCTTATGCCAAAATCATCTGCACTTATCATTACACGATGGCGGTGAGAATTTAGATGTGATTTTAAATATGCATCTTCTAGGGCAATCATTTTTGTATGATGTATTATTAATTAAATACTTGATAAAATGCTTTTATATGATACAATGTTATAAGGTTAATGTGCAAGGTTAGGAACATAAAAGCATCTGTTTTTATAAAAAATATATGGAATCAAAAAATTTTAACGTGTATTTTTTTCTTTTTACCTTAGTATGTATAAGTATTTTGGCGGTTTTTATTTTTAAGCCGTTTTTCATAGCAATAGCATTGGCGGCTATATTAGCCGTAGTTTTTCAAAAGCCTTTTAATTTTTTTCTGCGTATAACCGGGAATCGCCAAAGAATAAGCGCATTCATTATATCTTTCTTGGGGATAATTATTTTCGGAGCTTTATTTTTCGGAGTTATAAGCTTGGTGGTAAAAGAAGTCTCTGTTCTTTATCATAATTTATATAATCAAAACTATATAGATAGTTTGGTTCAGGGTGTAAATTCTAACCCAATCCTTAAATCATTGGGAGCTGATAATCTTATCAATAAGGAAACGATAGGAAAATCTATATCAGATTTGAGCCAGGGAGCTTTCTCTATTTTGCAAAAAACTTATGAAAGTATTGCGAACTTTATCCTTATGGGCATAGTTATGTTTTTTACCCTGTATTATTTCCTTATCGACGGTAAGGAATTGGTGCGAAAGGCTATGTATATAAGTCCCTTGCGTGATACTCACGAGAAAATGCTTATTGATAAATTTATTTCCATGAGTAGCGCAACGCTCAAGGGATCTTTGATAACTGGGATAGTTCAAGGCATAGCAGGAGGATTATTGTTTGCGGCAGTAGGAATACCGTCGGCTGTAATATGGGGCATTGTAATGATGTTTTTTTCTTTAATTCCGATGTTTGGTACCAGCTTAATCTGGCTTCCTGCCGGGATAATAATGCTTTTTCTTGGGAACATATGGCAGGGAGTCGTTATTTTAGTTGTCGGCGTGAGTGTTGTTTCAGTTATTGATAATTTGCTAAGGCCGAAATTGGTAGGAAAAGATTCTCAAATGAATCCGCTGTTAGTTTTTTTCGCCATGCTTGGAGGCATAAACATATTCGGATTTCTTGGTTTTATAATAGGTCCTATTATTGTTGCTCTCGCCCTTACTCTTTGGGATATTTATGCGGTTGAATTTAAGAGTCAGCTGAAAAAATATAATGCTTGAAATGACTAAAAATATTAAAAAGATTTAGAAATGTTGTATTTTTACCAGCATATTCCACAATATATAGATCCGATCATTTTTACGGTCGGTTCTTTTTCTATAAGATGGTACGCTTTGTCATATATCGCTGGCTTTCTTGCAACTTATTTAGTTTTAATCTACAGAAGCAGAAAAGGAGAATTTGTTCAAGAAAGTTCAAATTTAAAAACAGAAGAAATTACAATTTACAAATCCCAATTTTCAGGACTTATTTCTGATTTTTTGTTTGTGGCTTTTTTTTCTTCTATTATCGGAGGAAGGATTGGATATGTTTTGTTTTATAATTTTTCATATTATATTTCCAATCCGCTTGCGATTATTTCTCCTTTTGAAAATGGAAATTTTACCGGAATATATGGAATGAGTTATCACGGTGCCTTGCTTGGAATATTGCTGGGAAGTTATGTGTTTTTGCGCATCAAGAAAATAAATTTTTGGAAATGGGCTGATTTTGTTGCTCCTGCTGTTCCTGTGGGATATTTTTTTGGCAGGATTGGAAACTTTCTGAATGGAGAGCTTTATGGACGGGTTACTGATTCTTCATTAGGCATGTATTTCACAAACAGCCCGTTGTTGTTGCGCTATCCATCTCAAATTCTGGAGGCCTTTTTCGAGGGGATTGTCCTTTTTGCAATTCTCTGGAGTATAAGGAATAAGAATTTTTTTCCGGGAAAGATTTTTTCCATATATCTTTTGGGTTATGGTTTTTTCCGTATTTTTTCCGAAATATTCAGGGAACCCGATCCTCAAATTGGCCTTATTTTAGGGTATTTTACCTTAGGGCAACTTATGTCTCTTATTATGATAATTGCAGGAGCAGTTATATTTGTTTCCAGAAAACGTTAAAATATGTTATACTCAAATAAGAAAGTAAGGGGGTTAAACTGATTGAAATCCTTTTTTCATGGGTATTGATTTCAGAAACAAAAAAAGCATAGACATAAAAAGCATAAAAAAACATTCTAAAATTGCTTTTTTAAGGCGGGAAGAAAATATTCCTGTACTTTTTTCGCGTGGGAGAAAGACGAGGCAATTCTTTACTGAAGACTCAAAGCTGTACATAACTCCCAAAGAGCAGGCTTTAATCAGGCAGGGCATAAAGCTTGATAGGGATTTGAAAAAATGGGATAGTCTTAGTTCGCGTATCGTTCGTGAATTTTCATATTACAAACCAAAAAAAGCAAGCAGGCTCGTAGAACTGTTGGAAGAAAAGCGGGAAATTGTTAATAAGTCTATCTCCCAGACTCGTCAAAGCTTAGTAGGCTACTTTTCCTTAGTCAGGCTTTGGAATCTGTCAATAATAGGGTCTATTTTATTCGGAATGTTTATAATGACTTTTGTTTATAAATATTTGGGTCAGGGAGTTTCCGCTGAGCAGATTCAAGAAAATGTAAATAATGAACAGCAAATTTCGCAATCAGCCAGGGTACTGGGAGACGAAGACAGTAAAGATGAAGCAGAAGAATTTACGCAAAGAGTTCTGGAACTTGAAAAAACCAATGGCCGCAAAGAGTTGGAAAAAGAAATCAGAAAAATGGTCGAGGGATATCCAATAGAAAAAATGGTTCCTTATATTGCCAAGAAAGACAGGGTGGTAGCAGCTTTTTTAGTGGGTATTGCCAGGAAAGAAAGTAGCTGGGGAGTGCATGTGCCTGTGCTAAACGGGCAAGATTGCTATAATTACTGGGGCTATCGTGGTATACGCAAACTTATGGGCACTGGAGGACATACATGTTTCAATAGTCCCGAAGATGCAGTTGATACAGTTTCCAAAAGACTGGAAACATTGATTGATGAATATGGCAAAAATACTCCAGCAAAAATGGTTATCTGGAAATGCGGCTCTAACTGCGAAGCAACGGGCGGGCAAGCAGCAGCTGACAAGTGGATAAGTGATGTAACTATGTATTTCAACAAGCTCAATAAAGAATAAGCTTTTCAGCTTTAAAATAGGTAAAGTTATATTATATAAAAAATCCTTATTCAAAGGTATTTTTTTATACTTAAATTTTATAAATGGCTTTATTAAAGCAAAAAAGTTAAATAATCCATTGCCTAGTGTGTATAAGTCGTTTGACCCATTTATTAATTTTTGATAATATGAGACTCGTGTCTCCGGAAACGGAGACTATTAATTTGTAAAAATACCATATGAGTGACTCCTTGTTAGCAAGGGGGGGAAAATTGTTAGAAAACAGAAAATTAACAAAAAAAATTAAGTCTGTAACGAAAAAGAATAAAATTATTATTTTTTCTATAATATTTATTCTTTTTGGTCTGGTATTCCGGATAGGAAATGACCATTCCGGAGCATATGCCCATGCATATGCGATAGATAATAATGTTTTTGAAAATAAAATAGAGTCTCCTATGTTTGGAGAAAAAACCGAACTATTCAAAGAAATCTTGAATAATAATAAATTATCCAAAAAAGAAAGAGAAAAAAGAAATTCTTCAGACCATATGGGCTTGCTGAATAAGATTTATGAAGTTGTTGATGGATATCCAATAAAAGAAATGGCTCCTTTTATTTCCAAACGGAATGAAAAAGTAGCAGCTTTTCTGGTTGGAATTGCCAAAAAAGAAAGCGGTTTTGGGGAACATTCGCCTTCAAGGAACGGACAAGATTGCTATAATTACTGGGGCTATAAAGGATCAGCCGGAAACGGAAGCGTTGGAGGTTATGCCTGTTTTGAAAGCCCAGAAGAGGCAGTAGAAATTGTTGGCAATCGCATTGAAGTTTTGGTCAATAGAAATCATAATACTCCCGAAAGCATGGTTAACACATGGAAATGCGGAACAAGTTGCAAAGGAGATCCGGGTGCTCCAAGCTGGATTTCAACCGTAGCCTTGTATTTTGATAAGATTGTAAGTTAATTTTTTTAAAAGACTTTTTCAAAAAAAGCGGACTTTAGTCCGCTTTTGTTATTTATTTTGTTCGATGTATAATGAAGCTATAATAATTTTTTGTATTATGCTTTGGATTTTAATTGTTACAGGCGCATATTTTTTCGGGGCTTTATCGAATGTTGGAGATAAATTTCTTTTAGGGTCCAAAAAAATATCTTCTGCGCCGGTATATTCTTTTTATATCGGTATTTTTGGATTGGGTGCATTTATTTTGGCTCCTTTCGGGTTAACTTTTCCAAACGGAGATATAATGACACTTTGCCTCATAAGCGGATTGCTTTTTACGGTGGGAATAACCTTTTTGTATTTTGCGATTGAACGGGCAGAGGCAAGCCGGGTAATGCCCGTATTCGGAGCAGTTATTCCTATTGTCTCTTTTATCCTGGCTTCAATCTATGGCGTAGAAAATCTGACTACACTGCAAATCCTCGGAGTAGCATTGCTTGTTTTCGGAGGACTTCTGATTTCTTTTGATCTGCCATTAAAATTGGGTAAAAGAAAATTTTTTTCAGGGTTCTACCATGCCTGTGCAGCTGGATTTGTTATAGCAGTCGCATATTTAATATTTAAATACATTGCTGATAGCGGTGAACCTTTCATTACATGGTATATATGGACGCGGGTAGGAGGTCTGATTGGCGCAATCGGACTGTTGCTTGTCCCATCCTGGAAAAAAAATATTTTTAACAGTTTTTTGTCTGCTAAAAAAAATAAAAAAAATGCGGCGAAAACCGGAGGAATATTTATCGGCAATAAGCTTATCGGAGGAATAAGCACGCTGATGTTGAATTATGCGATTCAATTGGGAAGTGTGACACTGATTAATGCCTTAGTTTCTTTGCAGTATGTTTTTGTACTAGCTATTGTAACAATTCTTTCAAGAACGAGAGCAAATGTTTTCCAGGAAAAACTTTTATTCTGGGACTGGGCGCAGAAAGTTGCAGCTATTGCTATTATCGCAGTCGGAATGTTTTTTGTTTATTAGTCTTTTAAATATTTATGCAAAACAAAAACAAAAGTATGAAAATTTTTAAAAAGATTGCTAAATTTACGGGATATTTTTTAAGCCTTATCTTGGCGCTAGCTTTGTTGTTTTTCATTTATATAAATCTTCCAGTCAAACCAGTTGATGACAATGCAAAAATCGGTGTAACATTTTCTGCGCGCTATGCCCAGGATATCGGGCTTGATTGGCGTCAGGCCTATCTGGCAATGTTGGATGATTTGAAAATAAAGTACATCCGTATTCCTGTTTATTGGGATTTGGTGGAAAAAAATTCTGGTGAATATGATTTTTCTGATATTGACTGGCAGTTATCTGAGGCTCAAAAACGGGATGCAAAAATAATTTTAGTCATTGGACAAAAAGTTCCACGCTGGCCGGAATGTTTTATTCCCGAATGGGTCGGTTCTGATGATGCCAAGAGAAAAGAAAAACTCTTAACCTTTGAAGAAACTGTTGTAAATAGATATAAAAATAACCATCCGGAAATTGCCAGTTGGCAGATTGAAAATGAGCCCTTTTTGGATTTTGGAGTTTGTCCTTCTGCTGACCCCGATCTTCTTGATGCAGAAATTGCTAAAGTTAAAAGCCTTGATTCGTCCAGAACTGTTGTTATAACAGACAGTGGGGAACTCAGTTTGTGGATTGAAGCAGCCAAGAGGGCGGATATTTTTGGAACGACAATGTATCGGGAAGTATATACCAAAAAATATGGCCATTGGCGCTATCCGATAGGTCCGAATTTTTTCAAGGCAAAACAATTATTGATTAAAATATTCGCAGATCAAGATAATATTGTTGTCATTGAACTTCAGGGAGAACCGTGGGTTGAAGGTTGGACGGTGCATGCGCCAATCGAAAGGCAACTAGAATCAATGAACGCGGAAATCTTGAGAGATAACATTGGGTTTGCTAAAAAAACGGGCATCAATGAGATTTATATCTGGGGAGTCGAGTGGTGGTATTGGATGAAAGAAACACAAAATAATTCATCTCTTTGGGAAATGGCCAAATCAATTATTAATCAGAATAATTTGAAATGAAATATGCCTAAACAGAAAAAAATAGCCGTTTTTGATATCGATGGTACAATTTTCAGAAAAAATCTTCAGTTTGAGCTTATTAATGAACTTTCCTGGATGCATATATTTCCCAGGAAGGTCAGAAATCAAATTGTTGATCTTTATGTAAATTGGCTGGAACATAAGGGAACTTATGAACAGTATCGCAAAGGTTTGGTTGATCTTTATGAAAAATATATTCCCGGATGCAGCCTGAAAGATATTGAACATGCCAGCAAACTGGTTGTTTCATTCCATCAGGACCGCACTTATATTTTTGCAGAAAAACTTATACGCAAGCTAAGGCAGGAAAATTATCACTTAATTGCAATTTCCGGATCACCGATTGAAGTTGTCAGGGAATTCAATGATAAACACTTAAAGTTCGATGAAGTTTTTGGTACTGTTTATAGATATGATAAAAATGATAAATGTACGGGTGTAGTCGAGTATGAGCCAGTAAACCATAAAGGACATTTAGTAAAGCAATACATATATGAACACGGGATGACACTGAAAGACTCTTATGGGATTGGTGACACAGAATCAGATGCCAGCTTGCTCGATCTTGTGGAAAATCCTATTGCTTTTAATCCCAATGAGAACCTGAGAGCAATTGCAGAAAATAAAGGCTGGAGGATAGTTGTAGAAAAGAAAGATGTGATATATGATGTTAATAGTTAACAATAAGAATAAAAATTCATATGACCGTTAATGAAATTCTTGAAATAATATTATTAAAAACACTTTGGATCTGGCTTCCATTCAGGGCCTTTGGCCGGATGGTCAAAGAAATATGGGAGAAATACAACAAATAATCGAAAAATAAAAATCCGCCTCTGGCGGATTTTTATTTATTTCATTTATAAGAAGTTCTTTATTTTATTTTCTCCACGAACTTTGCGAAAACTTGGGGATTTTCAACTGCCATCTGAGAAAGCACCTTGCGATCGATTTCAATTTTCTTGGATTTCAGGACAGCAATGAATTTGCTGTAAGAGAATTCAAATTGCCGTACAGCATTGTTAAGTCTGAGAATCCACAGGGATCTGTTGGTGCGTTTTTTAGCGCGACGATCTCTGTGCGCATATTTTCCGGCTTTGAGCAAAGCTTCCTTGGCAGCAACATAATTTTTGCTTCGGCGCCAACGGAAACCTTTAGCCATTTTTAATACATTTTTTCTCCTTTTTGATGCAGCAACGCCGCGTTTTACTCTTGCCATTTTATTTGTGGGGTTGCGGTTAGCTATAAAAACGAGCTTCCCGTACCGATTATCTGTTATTAAATTCTTATATTATTTACTTTCCAATTGCATACGGCAATGCAGCCACGACATTCTTTTCGTCTGTTCTGAACATGCGCTTGTCTTTTTTCTTGGCTCTGCCCTCTGCTCCTGTTTCTTTTGAATTATAATGATTTTGTCCTGTTGATCTGCGAAGAACTTTTTTATTTTTAGTGATCTTCACTTTTTTGACAACAGATTTCTTGGTTTTTATCTTAGGCATTTCTTTGCTTTATAAAAATTAAAAATGTTTTTATTGCTCTGTCGCTGGTGCGATTATAACATTGAATCCTCCGGGAAACCTTTTAATCGGATCCTCTATCTTGTAGGGAACAGTTATGGATGATATGAAATTCTGCAAATTTTGTCTGGCTAAATCCTGGTGAGCTTTTTCTCTTCCGCGCAGCACTATTTCAATCTTCACCTTGTCTCCATGGTTTAAAAATTTTTCAGACTGTGTTCTTTTGAAATCAAGGTCATGGATATCTGTCCTGACTCCGAGGCGCACTCCTTTGGTTTCAACCTTCTTCTGCTTCGCCTTTGCAAGTCTCATTTGTTTGGATTGCTGATAGATATGTTTTCCGTAATCCATAATGCGACACACTGGCGGTACAGCTTTAGGTGAAACTTCGACCAAATCCAAAAAACTTTCTTTAGCGAGAGCGAGAGCTTCAAAAGTATTCATTTCGCCCAGTTGTTTACCGTCTTCGCTAATAACAAACACGCGCGGAACACGGATACCCTCATTCGTGCGCAATTGTATGGGTCCGGTCTGTTGTTTTGGTTTGAACCTGAATCTTTTTCTAATCTTTTTACTGGTTCGCCTTGATTCGCTTTTTTTGTTAAGCGAAAAGGCAAAACTTTAATTTAATATTACAGAAAATGTGGAGTTGATGGGAATTGCACCCATGTCCAAAATTGACAATCCAAAATATTCTACAAGCTTGTTTTATTTCCTCCGCCTAAGGCGGATTCAACTGTATGCAGTAAGAAATAAACAAAACCTGCATAAGCCGTTTTCAGAAATTTTTCGTCCTATGCGTCTGAAAAACCGCACAGAACTATTCTCAAATTTGACACCGAGGTCTGCTTATGAGAAATCAGCAGTTCGATGGCTTTAACTTAAGCTAAAGCAGGTGAAAAACTTGCAAATGCTTGCGCAAATGTAGCCTTCGCCTTTGATATGAAGTTTGCACTTATATCTTCCACGGCAGTTTAATGATATGACCATGGGTGATCAGCTTGCATATTTTGAAAAGTACAACCTGTCGAAACTAAACAACCCCGCACTATTTGCTCCGCAAGAAGTGCGGGGCAGGCTCCTCTTCTGCGAACACACAATGCGCGAATGTTTAATTGTTTTTTATAAACCTTTCCATTCTGCGTTTGGACTCTCTTTTGGCGATGTTTTCTCGTTTGTCAAACTTCTTTTTTCCTTGCGCTAAAGCAAATTCTAATTTGATAAGTCGCTTCTTAGTATACACACGAAGAGGGACCAATGTCAAGCCTTTTGTCTGCAATTTTCCGATAAGAGAGGATATTTCAGATTTACGGACCAAAAGCTTGCGTGATCTTGTCGGATTATATGTTTCGGCAGTCTTGGCAAAAGGATAGGGAGATATATTGGCGTTGGTTAGATATAGTTCACCATCGTGCATAGTCACGAAACTCCCTTTTAAACTGATGTGTCCGTTTTTGACAGATTTTACTTCTGCTCCAGTCAGCATCAAACCGGCCTCAAATTTTTTCTGAAGTTCATAGTCAAAGCCCGCTCGTTTGTTGAATGCTATGTCTGCCATATTACTTAACTATAGTTTATCAATATATGGCGCAGTAAAGCAAATAAAAAAGGAATTTTTAATTGACTAAACAAAATAAAAAAGATAAAGTGAAACATGTACAAATAACCATGAAAAATGCAAAAAAAGCTAAAAATAAAATAGAATTATTGGCGCCGGCGGGGAGTCTGGAAAAATTCAAATACGCCATTAAATATGGAGCTGATGCTGTATATGCGGGCATTCCGGATATTTCCATGCGGGTCAGAATTAATAATTTTACCGAAAAAGATCTTCTGGAGGCAGCCAAATTCGCCCATTCCCAAGGGAAGAAGATATTTGTGACTGTGAATATATATGCTCACGACTGCCATCTTCCAAAAATTGAAAAACATCTGAAATTTCTGAAAAAAGTTGCTCCTGATGCCGTGATCATTTCTGATCCGGGAGTCATAAATTTAGCCAAGAAATATTTGCCAAAAACTGATATCCATTTGAGCACGCAAGCCAACACCACGAATTGGCAGGCGGCAAAATTCTGGCATGAAGCGGGAGTAAAAAGAATAATTTTAGCCCGCGAAGTGACGCTTAAAGATATAAAAAAAATTCATCATAAAGTGCCTAAACTGGAGCTTGAATATTTTGTGCACGGCGCCATGTGCATGAGCTATTCAGGCAGGTGCATTTTGAGCAAATGGATGTCAGGGCAAAGCGCGAATGAAGGTGGTTGCACTCAGCCATGCCGTTGGGCGTATAAAAAAATAAAAAACAGAAAATCAGAAATGAAAAGTATGGAAATTGCAGAAGTGCAGAGCGGGAGAGAAATAGCATTAGAGGAAGATTCTCATGGCACCTATTTTTTCAACAGCAAAGATCTGAATTTGATTGCACACCTCAAGGAACTTCGCAGTGCCGGAGTGTCAGCGTTCAAAATAGAAGGGCGCAACAAGAGCGCATATTATGTCGCCAGTGTCACGCGCGCTTATCGCCAGATGATTAATGCAATTGAATCGAAAAAATCTGCTGGTGAAATCAAGAAAATTCAGCGTTGGGCAGAAAAAGAATTAGAAAAAACTGCTAATAGAGGTTACACTAAAGGATTTTTATTCGGAAACGAGCCAGAGCATGAGTTTGAAGGAAGTCATTCCAACAATGAATTCCAATTTGTCGGGGAAGTTGTTGCGAGTCAGGGGAAAGAATTGACGGTAAAAATCCATAATGCCATCCGCAAGGACGATAAGATTGAAATTATCATGCCGGAAAAAAATATTCCCATAAAAATATTGGGGGTTTATAATGAAAAAAGAGAAGAAGTTGTTTCAGCTCACGGAGGACACAGCAATCTTTATATTATTAAAATCGATAAAGAGGAGATCGAACCGCTGTCCTTGCTGAGGAAAATTATAAAATAAATAATTAAATAATAATAAAATAATGAACATCCAAGAAATTTACAAATTGGCAATTAAGATGGGAATTGAAAATGATTTTCGTTCCGAAAAGCAAATAAAAAAACAACTGAAAAGACAGAAGGAAAATTATGAAAAACTTCCTAAAGATAAAAAGGAAATTTTTGATATGGAAAAATTAACCAATCCGTATTCTGATTCCAGAATACATTTCGATAATGGAAAGAAAAATATAAAAAAAATAATGGCTGGCATCGATATTGATACAGCGGAAATAATGTTGGCTGAAGAATTGGACATTGAAAATATTATTGCTCATCATCCAATAGGACTGGGATTAGCCGGACTGGATGACGTTATGCATTATCAGGCTGATATTCTGGAACAATATGGCGTACCGATAAATGTGGCTGAAAGTCTGATGAAAAAAAGAATCAGCGAAGTAAGCCGCGGTATAAACCCAGAAAATCATTATAAAGAAATTAATGCGGCAAAATTATTAAACATCAACCTTATAAATGTTCATACTCCAGCTGACAATTTAGTAGCAAAATTTGTTGAAAATAAGATAAAGAAAGACAAACCGGAATATGTGGGAGGTATTATAAAATCACTTTTAGAAATACCGGAATACAAAGAAGCGGCCAAGAAAGGTTTTGGCCCGGTAATATTTTCCGGTTCAGAAGAAAACAGAACCGGGAAGATAGCGCTTACAGAAATCACTGGAGGAACCTCTGGAAGCAAGGACATTTATGAAAAGTTGTCTCAAGTCGGGGTAGGAACTGTTATCGGCATGCATATGAGTGAAGAATATCGCAAGGAAGCGGAAAAATATCACATCAATGTTGTGATAGCAGGGCACATCTCATCAGATTCTTTGGGAATG contains:
- the rplT gene encoding 50S ribosomal protein L20 produces the protein MARVKRGVAASKRRKNVLKMAKGFRWRRSKNYVAAKEALLKAGKYAHRDRRAKKRTNRSLWILRLNNAVRQFEFSYSKFIAVLKSKKIEIDRKVLSQMAVENPQVFAKFVEKIK
- the smpB gene encoding SsrA-binding protein SmpB, which produces MADIAFNKRAGFDYELQKKFEAGLMLTGAEVKSVKNGHISLKGSFVTMHDGELYLTNANISPYPFAKTAETYNPTRSRKLLVRKSEISSLIGKLQTKGLTLVPLRVYTKKRLIKLEFALAQGKKKFDKRENIAKRESKRRMERFIKNN
- a CDS encoding cellulase family glycosylhydrolase; this encodes MKIFKKIAKFTGYFLSLILALALLFFIYINLPVKPVDDNAKIGVTFSARYAQDIGLDWRQAYLAMLDDLKIKYIRIPVYWDLVEKNSGEYDFSDIDWQLSEAQKRDAKIILVIGQKVPRWPECFIPEWVGSDDAKRKEKLLTFEETVVNRYKNNHPEIASWQIENEPFLDFGVCPSADPDLLDAEIAKVKSLDSSRTVVITDSGELSLWIEAAKRADIFGTTMYREVYTKKYGHWRYPIGPNFFKAKQLLIKIFADQDNIVVIELQGEPWVEGWTVHAPIERQLESMNAEILRDNIGFAKKTGINEIYIWGVEWWYWMKETQNNSSLWEMAKSIINQNNLK
- a CDS encoding U32 family peptidase — translated: MKNAKKAKNKIELLAPAGSLEKFKYAIKYGADAVYAGIPDISMRVRINNFTEKDLLEAAKFAHSQGKKIFVTVNIYAHDCHLPKIEKHLKFLKKVAPDAVIISDPGVINLAKKYLPKTDIHLSTQANTTNWQAAKFWHEAGVKRIILAREVTLKDIKKIHHKVPKLELEYFVHGAMCMSYSGRCILSKWMSGQSANEGGCTQPCRWAYKKIKNRKSEMKSMEIAEVQSGREIALEEDSHGTYFFNSKDLNLIAHLKELRSAGVSAFKIEGRNKSAYYVASVTRAYRQMINAIESKKSAGEIKKIQRWAEKELEKTANRGYTKGFLFGNEPEHEFEGSHSNNEFQFVGEVVASQGKELTVKIHNAIRKDDKIEIIMPEKNIPIKILGVYNEKREEVVSAHGGHSNLYIIKIDKEEIEPLSLLRKIIK
- a CDS encoding ChbG/HpnK family deacetylase, which produces MIALEDAYLKSHLNSHRHRVMISADDFGISRYANSNTLYLIMLGKIDRVGLMTYGKIYEEEIKELARSRVKLDIHLDVLHKFNEEHRKRTGVVFRVIEFMAKRITGKLSNEEVEADWTKQIEKFRKMFGKNPDGISSHEHVHFYPPFFKIALKLQAKYSIPYIRFGESTLAEQNKPAARILHWLKIVNRKNFRENGYVSSESFTNLDWIKDIEGFINNLPKGITEIACHPEVIDDFEKIKKYF
- a CDS encoding EamA family transporter: MLWILIVTGAYFFGALSNVGDKFLLGSKKISSAPVYSFYIGIFGLGAFILAPFGLTFPNGDIMTLCLISGLLFTVGITFLYFAIERAEASRVMPVFGAVIPIVSFILASIYGVENLTTLQILGVALLVFGGLLISFDLPLKLGKRKFFSGFYHACAAGFVIAVAYLIFKYIADSGEPFITWYIWTRVGGLIGAIGLLLVPSWKKNIFNSFLSAKKNKKNAAKTGGIFIGNKLIGGISTLMLNYAIQLGSVTLINALVSLQYVFVLAIVTILSRTRANVFQEKLLFWDWAQKVAAIAIIAVGMFFVY
- a CDS encoding 50S ribosomal protein L35, with amino-acid sequence MPKIKTKKSVVKKVKITKNKKVLRRSTGQNHYNSKETGAEGRAKKKDKRMFRTDEKNVVAALPYAIGK
- a CDS encoding AI-2E family transporter, with the translated sequence MESKNFNVYFFLFTLVCISILAVFIFKPFFIAIALAAILAVVFQKPFNFFLRITGNRQRISAFIISFLGIIIFGALFFGVISLVVKEVSVLYHNLYNQNYIDSLVQGVNSNPILKSLGADNLINKETIGKSISDLSQGAFSILQKTYESIANFILMGIVMFFTLYYFLIDGKELVRKAMYISPLRDTHEKMLIDKFISMSSATLKGSLITGIVQGIAGGLLFAAVGIPSAVIWGIVMMFFSLIPMFGTSLIWLPAGIIMLFLGNIWQGVVILVVGVSVVSVIDNLLRPKLVGKDSQMNPLLVFFAMLGGINIFGFLGFIIGPIIVALALTLWDIYAVEFKSQLKKYNA
- the infC gene encoding translation initiation factor IF-3 yields the protein MRTNEGIRVPRVFVISEDGKQLGEMNTFEALALAKESFLDLVEVSPKAVPPVCRIMDYGKHIYQQSKQMRLAKAKQKKVETKGVRLGVRTDIHDLDFKRTQSEKFLNHGDKVKIEIVLRGREKAHQDLARQNLQNFISSITVPYKIEDPIKRFPGGFNVIIAPATEQ
- the lgt gene encoding prolipoprotein diacylglyceryl transferase, which gives rise to MLYFYQHIPQYIDPIIFTVGSFSIRWYALSYIAGFLATYLVLIYRSRKGEFVQESSNLKTEEITIYKSQFSGLISDFLFVAFFSSIIGGRIGYVLFYNFSYYISNPLAIISPFENGNFTGIYGMSYHGALLGILLGSYVFLRIKKINFWKWADFVAPAVPVGYFFGRIGNFLNGELYGRVTDSSLGMYFTNSPLLLRYPSQILEAFFEGIVLFAILWSIRNKNFFPGKIFSIYLLGYGFFRIFSEIFREPDPQIGLILGYFTLGQLMSLIMIIAGAVIFVSRKR
- a CDS encoding HAD family phosphatase — protein: MPKQKKIAVFDIDGTIFRKNLQFELINELSWMHIFPRKVRNQIVDLYVNWLEHKGTYEQYRKGLVDLYEKYIPGCSLKDIEHASKLVVSFHQDRTYIFAEKLIRKLRQENYHLIAISGSPIEVVREFNDKHLKFDEVFGTVYRYDKNDKCTGVVEYEPVNHKGHLVKQYIYEHGMTLKDSYGIGDTESDASLLDLVENPIAFNPNENLRAIAENKGWRIVVEKKDVIYDVNS